One genomic region from Apodemus sylvaticus chromosome 1, mApoSyl1.1, whole genome shotgun sequence encodes:
- the LOC127673580 gene encoding CD177 antigen-like isoform X2, whose protein sequence is MGACRIQYVLLLSLLGFSPCSDTLTCHKGIMVKLGNGFSKTAVGWKSFGTTEPAPNSICQETLLIIDVGEKSLILASKGSSHPGSNNSLDVQVFSAGPGIVAASYAHFCVTDLCNNANSSSVLLDSLSLPDSELGTTQCPVCLHFRGSCAQHTAFVVCPKGTHCYLSDMTVEGGGVNAAFSLDGCLSDFATNVLKGQTSIGIFSAMEASDSHSSVSSSRVLVPSPLLAWMFGLSPLLSPLFAEICPLS, encoded by the exons ATGGGAGCCTGCCGCATCCAGTATGTCCTGCTCCTCTCTCTGCTGGGCTTCTCCCCCTGCTCAG ATACTCTGACCTGTCACAAGGGAATCATGGTGAAACTTGGCAATGGCTTCAGTAAGACAGCAGTTGGATGGAAATCATTTGGGACCACTGAGCCTGCACCTAATTCCATATGTCAGGAGACACTCCTGATCATAGATGTAG GTGAGAAATCTCTCATCTTGGCCAGCAAAGGCAGCAGCCATCCTGGGAGTAACAATAGTCTGGATGTCCAGGTGTTTTCCGCTGGGCCTGGAATCGTGGCTGCCTCTTATGCCCACTTCTGTGTCACTGATCTCTGCAACAACGCGAACAGCAGCAGTGTCCTTCTGGACTCCCTGTCACTTCCAG acTCTGAGCTGGGAACCACCCAGTGTCCTGTCTGCTTGCACTTCCGGGGTTCCTGCGCCCAGCATACCGCCTTTGTTGTCTGCCCTAAGGGCACTCATTGCTATTTAAGTGACATGACTGTTGAAGGAG GTGGGGTCAATGCTGCCTTTAGTCTTGATGGATGCCTGAGTGACTTTGCCACAAACGTATTGAAAGGCCAAACTTCAATTGGGATCTTCTCCGCTATGGAAGCTTCTGATTCACATAGCAGTGTTTCATCCTCACGTGTCCTTGTCCCGAGCCCCCTCCTGGCCTGGATGTTTGGGCTCAGCCCTCTTCTCAGCCCGTTGTTTGCAGAGATCTGTCCTCTCTCCTGA